The following coding sequences are from one Lolium rigidum isolate FL_2022 chromosome 6, APGP_CSIRO_Lrig_0.1, whole genome shotgun sequence window:
- the LOC124659361 gene encoding ABC transporter B family member 4-like, translating to MAAAAPGTARDGETARKEEVGVDHGKRVSFTGMLRYADGTDLLLMLVGTAAALGNGVSQPLMTIIFGDLIDAFGGATTGNVLDRVNKAVLNFVYLGIGTAVVSFLQVACWTITGERQATRIRSLYLKSVLRQDISFFDVEMTTGQIVSRMSGDTVLVQDAIGEKVGKFIQLIATFIGGFVVAFVKGWLLSLVMLACIPPVVFAAGAVAKLLSTISSKGQESYGDAGNVVEQTIGAIKTVVSFNGEKHAIETYNKFIHKAYKTTVHEGLANGFGMGSVFLIFFSSYGLAIWYGGKLILNKGYTGGDVITILFAIMTGAMSLGNATPCMTAFAEGQSAAHRLFTTIKRKPEIDPDDRTGKQLEDIRGDVELKDVYFSYPARPDQLIFDGFSLCVSSGTTMAIVGESGSGKSTVISLVERFYDPQAGEVLIDGINIKSLQLDSVRGKIGLVSQEPLLFMTSIKDNIMYGKEDATFEEIKRAAELANAANFVDKLPNGYDTLVGQRGAQLSGGQKQRIAIARAIIKNPKILLLDEATSALDVESERIVQEALNRIMVDRTTLVVAHRLTTVRNADCISVVQQGKIVEQGPHDELVLNPDGAYSQLIRLQESHEEEQKVDRQRLDPRSKSASLSFKRSISRGSAGNSSRNSFTLPLGMPGAVELPEENDTHGENQRELDSDGEVPKKAPMGRLARLNKPEIHIILLGSLAAAVHGVLFPMFGIMIASAIKTFYAPPDKLRKDSSFWALMCVVLGILSIISIPAELFLFGIAGGKLIERIRSMSFRSIVHQEVAWFDDPKNSSGALGARLSVDALNVRRLVGDNLALTVQIVATLITGFVIALIADWKLSLIILCVIPLVGIQGYAQVKFLTGFSQDAKMMYEDASQVATDAISSIRTVASFCSEKRITTIYDHKCEASMNQGVRTGIVGGIGFGFSFLMLYLTYGLCFYVGAQFVRHGQSDFGGVFKVFFALVLATMGISQSSAMATDSTKAKDSAISIFSLLDRKSEIDSSSNEGLKLDDVKGNIDFQHVSFKYPTRPDIQIFSDFTLHIPAGKTVALVGESGSGKSTVIGLLERFYNPDSGTVSVDGVEIKSLNVNWLRDQMGLVSQEPVLFNDTIRANIAYGKDGEVTEEELIAAAKASNAHGFISSLPQGYDTTVGERGIQLSGGQKQRVAIARAILKDPKILLLDEATSALDAESERIVQDALDHVMVGRTTVVVAHRLSTIKGADIIAVLKDGAIAEKGRHEELMNIKDGVYASLVELRSASS from the exons ATGGCCGCAGCGGCCCCGGGGACGGCGAGGGATGGCGAGACAGCAAGGAAGGAGGAGGTCGGCGTGGATCACGGCAAGAGGGTGTCCTTCACGGGGATGCTCCGGTACGCCGACGGCACGGACCTCCTGCTCATGCTGGTCGGCACGGCGGCCGCGCTGGGGAACGGTGTGTCTCAGCCGCTCATGACCATCATCTTCGGCGACCTCATCGACGCcttcggcggcgccaccaccggcAACGTCCTCGACCGCGTCAACAAG GCGGTTCTGAACTTTGTCTACTTGGGCATCGGAACAGCAGTAGTCTCCTTTCTCC AGGTGGCATGTTGGACAATTACTGGCGAAAGGCAGGCAACACGCATTCGTTCTCTATACCTCAAATCTGTCTTGAGACAGGATATATCATTCTTTGATGTAGAAATGACAACTGGGCAGATAGTTTCAAGAATGTCTGGTGATACGGTGCTAGTTCAGGATGCAATCGGTGAGAAG GTCGGCAAGTTTATACAACTGATTGCTACTTTCATCGGTGGTTTCGTTGTAGCTTTTGTCAAAGGGTGGCTTCTATCTCTTGTCATGTTGGCGTGCATACCTCCAGTTGTATTTGCAGCAGGAGCAGTGGCAAAACTGCTATCTACAATCTCTAGCAAAGGTCAAGAATCATACGGTGATGCAGGGAATGTTGTTGAACAGACAATTGGAGCCATCAAAACA GTTGTCTCTTTCAATGGAGAGAAGCACGCCATTGAAACGTACAATAAGTTCATACACAAAGCATACAAGACTACTGTGCACGAAGGACTTGCCAATGGCTTTGGCATGGGTTCTGTTTTCTTGATATTCTTCTCTAGCTATGGTTTAGCCATATGGTATGGTGGAAAGTTGATACTTAACAAAGGATACACAGGAGGAGATGTCATCACTATATTGTTTGCTATCATGACTGGGGCAAT GTCTTTAGGTAATGCAACCCCTTGTATGACAGCCTTTGCAGAAGGACAATCTGCAGCACACAGATTGTTCACAACAATCAAGAGGAAACCAGAAATTGATCCTGATGACAGGACTGGTAAGCAGCTAGAAGATATCAGGGGTGATGTTGAGCTGAAGGATGTGTATTTTAGCTACCCAGCAAGACCTGATCAACTGATATTTGATGGATTCTCCTTATGTGTGTCTAGTGGCACTACAATGGCTATAGTTGGAGAGAGTGGAAGTGGCAAGTCAACTGTGATTAGTCTTGTAGAGAGATTTTATGATCCGCAGGCTGGTGAGGTTTTGATTGATGGGATCAATATCAAGAGTTTACAGCTCGATTCAGTAAGAGGAAAAATTGGTCTTGTTAGCCAAGAGCCTTTGCTCTTTATGACCTCAATTAAAGATAATATTATGTATGGCAAAGAAGACGCAACATTTGAAGAGATTAAGAGAGCTGCTGAGCTCGCCAATGCAGCAAATTTCGTTGATAAGTTACCAAAT GGTTACGACACACTGGTTGGCCAACGTGGTGCTCAGCTTTCAGGGGGACAAAAGCAAAGGATTGCAATTGCAAGAGCAATCATTAAAAACCCCAAAATACTTTTGTTAGATGAGGCTACTAGCGCATTGGATGTGGAGTCGGAAAGGATAGTTCAGGAGGCACTTAATAGGATCATGGTGGACAGAACGACGCTTGTGGTTGCACATCGTCTGACTACTGTAAGGAATGCTGATTGCATATCAGTAGTTCAACAAGGAAAGATAGTTGAACAAG GTCCCCACGATGAATTGGTGCTAAATCCAGATGGTGCTTACTCTCAACTTATTCGACTTCAAGAAAGTCATGAAGAAGAGCAGAAAGTAGACCGTCAGAGGTTGGATCCAAGGTCTAAAAGTGCAAGCTTGTCATTCAAGCGGTCAATCAGTAGAGGTTCTGCAGGGAATAGTAGTAGGAATTCTTTCACCCTCCCCCTCGGGATGCCTGGCGCAGTTGAATTGCCTGAAGAAAATGATACACATGGGGAGAATCAGAGAGAGCTGGATAGTGATGGTGAGGTTCCAAAGAAAGCTCCTATGGGACGGCTAGCACGTCTTAACAAGCCAGAGATACATATTATTCTGTTAGGATCCCTAGCTGCAGCAGTTCATGGAGTGCTTTTCCCAATGTTTGGCATAATGATTGCCAGTGCCATCAAAACTTTCTATGCGCCACCAGATAAACTCAGAAAGGATTCTAGTTTTTGGGCTTTGATGTGTGTTGTGCTGGGTATCTTGTCGATAATCTCAATACCAGCAGAGCTTTTCTTGTTCGGTATAGCAGGAGGGAAGCTCATAGAGCGCATTCGTTCAATGTCATTTCGAAGTATCGTGCATCAAGAAGTTGCTTGGTTTGATGATCCTAAGAATTCCAG TGGAGCACTCGGTGCAAGACTGTCAGTTGATGCTTTGAATGTACGGCGTTTAGTTGGAGATAACTTGGCCTTAACAGTTCAGATTGTAGCTACACTTATCACAGGATTTGTCATTGCTTTGATAGCTGACTGGAAACTCTCTTTGATCATCCTCTGTGTCATTCCATTAGTGGGTATTCAAGGTTATGCCCAAGTGAAGTTCCTGACGGGTTTCAGTCAAGATGCTAAG ATGATGTATGAAGACGCAAGTCAAGTGGCCACTGATGCAATTAGTAGTATCAGGACCGTAGCTTCGTTTTGTTCTGAGAAAAGAATTACAACAATATATGATCATAAATGTGAAGCCTCAATGAATCAAGGAGTCAGAACAGGAATAGTTGGAGGCATTGGATTTGGTTTCTCATTCTTGATGTTGTACCTTACGTACGGTCTTTGCTTCTATGTGGGAGCACAATTCGTTCGCCATGGCCAATCAGATTTTGGAGGTGTTTTCAAG GTTTTCTTTGCACTAGTTTTAGCAACTATGGGTATATCTCAATCAAGTGCAATGGCCACCGATTCTACAAAAGCAAAGGACTCAGCTATCTCCATATTTTCTTTACTAGACCGAAAGTCTGAAATCGACTCAAGCAGCAATGAGGGTTTGAAATTAGATGATGTCAAGGGCAACATTGATTTCCAACATGTCAGCTTCAAGTACCCAACTCGCCCAGATATTCAGATCTTTAGTGACTTTACTCTGCACATTCCCGCCGGCAAG ACCGTTGCACTTGTTGGAGAGAGTGGTAGTGGAAAGTCAACAGTAATCGGACTGTTGGAGCGATTCTACAATCCCGATTCAGGTACCGTTTCAGTGGATGGAGTGGAAATCAAGAGCTTAAATGTCAATTGGTTGAGGGACCAGATGGGGCTGGTGAGCCAAGAGCCTGTACTCTTCAACGACACAATCCGCGCCAACATAGCCTATGGTAAGGACGGTGAAGTCACAGAGGAGGAGCTCATTGCGGCAGCGAAGGCATCAAATGCACatggtttcatatctagccttcCCCAAGGATATGACACCACCGTTGGGGAGAGGGGGATTCAGCTATCCGGTGGCCAGAAGCAGCGGGTGGCTATTGCACGGGCCATACTGAAAGACCCAAAGATACTATTACTTGATGAGGCAACTAGCGCCTTGGATGCTGAGTCCGAGCGGATTGTGCAGGATGCATTAGATCATGTGATGGTTGGCAGGACCACTGTTGTTGTAGCGCACCGCCTCTCGACGATTAAAGGTGCTGACATAATTGCAGTTCTCAAGGATGGTGCAATAGCGGAGAAAGGAAGACACGAGGAGCTGATGAATATCAAAGATGGAGTGTACGCTTCACTGGTAGAACTTCGTTCAGCGTCATCATAA